From the genome of Streptomyces sp. NBC_01317, one region includes:
- a CDS encoding DUF309 domain-containing protein, which yields MTENPRDRDGEGRARNARPRDGLGRPLPYGAAGVERQPEGVVRSPAETVREAQLLLDAGKPFHAHEVFEDAWKSGPDEERALWRGMAQLAVGLTHAARGNTAGGARLLLRGAGGIAPYRDPHGLDVSGLVAWARELAARVDPVEGRAVAVVDAGREAPRLLG from the coding sequence ATGACGGAGAACCCGCGGGACCGTGACGGTGAGGGGCGGGCGCGTAACGCGCGGCCGCGGGACGGGTTGGGGCGGCCGCTGCCCTACGGGGCGGCGGGTGTGGAGCGCCAGCCGGAGGGCGTGGTGCGCTCGCCCGCGGAGACCGTACGGGAGGCGCAGCTGCTGCTCGACGCCGGGAAGCCGTTCCACGCCCACGAGGTGTTCGAGGACGCGTGGAAGTCCGGTCCTGACGAGGAGCGGGCGCTGTGGCGGGGGATGGCGCAGCTGGCAGTGGGGCTCACCCACGCCGCCCGGGGCAATACGGCCGGCGGGGCGCGCCTGTTGCTGCGTGGTGCCGGGGGTATCGCCCCGTACCGCGACCCGCACGGCCTTGACGTGAGTGGACTTGTCGCGTGGGCACGGGAGTTGGCCGCCCGGGTCGACCCGGTGGAGGGTCGTGCGGTCGCGGTCGTCGACGCCGGCCGCGAAGCTCCCCGGCTGTTGGGGTGA
- a CDS encoding LutC/YkgG family protein: protein MTAREEILARVRAAVADAPDAPPATRDYRTTHTGPERVVELLAENLADYRALVHRTDEEGLPALIATLLTTRGSTSVLAPPGVPAAWLAALAPEIARVEDIPGSTARELDQVDSVITGCALAVAETGTLVLDGSPDQGRRRVTLVPDHHICVVRVADQVVGSVPQAMPRLDPTRPLTWISGPSATSDIELDRVEGVHGPRTLEVVLVEN, encoded by the coding sequence ATGACCGCCAGGGAAGAGATCCTCGCGCGGGTACGCGCCGCGGTGGCGGACGCCCCCGACGCACCACCGGCCACCCGGGACTACCGCACCACGCACACCGGGCCGGAGCGTGTCGTCGAGCTGCTGGCGGAGAACCTCGCCGACTACCGCGCGCTGGTCCACCGTACGGACGAGGAGGGCCTGCCCGCCCTCATCGCGACCCTCCTGACCACGAGGGGATCGACCAGCGTCCTCGCACCACCGGGCGTCCCAGCCGCCTGGCTGGCCGCACTGGCCCCCGAGATCGCCCGGGTCGAGGACATCCCCGGTTCCACCGCCCGCGAACTCGACCAGGTGGACAGCGTGATCACCGGCTGCGCGCTGGCGGTCGCGGAGACCGGCACCCTTGTGCTCGACGGCTCCCCGGACCAGGGCCGGCGGCGGGTGACGCTCGTACCGGACCACCACATCTGTGTCGTACGGGTGGCGGACCAGGTCGTCGGCTCCGTACCGCAGGCGATGCCGCGGCTCGACCCGACCCGCCCCCTGACCTGGATCTCGGGCCCGTCGGCGACGAGCGACATCGAACTGGACCGCGTGGAGGGCGTACACGGCCCGCGCACGCTGGAGGTGGTGCTGGTGGAGAACTGA
- a CDS encoding LutB/LldF family L-lactate oxidation iron-sulfur protein translates to MSGTYLGMPAFPVAAKAALGNETLRGNLRHATHTIRDKREKAVAELDDWALLREAGKQIKDHTLRHLDRYLVQLEESVTAAGGVVHWARDAAEANRIVAELVKATGESEVVKVKSMATQEIGLNEALEAEGISAYETDLAELIVQLGDDLPSHILVPAIHRNRGEIRDIFREQMGAWGRAAPEGLSDTPADLAEAARLHLREKFLRAKVGVSGANFMVAETGTLVVVESEGNGRMCLTLPETLISVVGIEKIVPSWQDLEVFLQTLPRSSTAERMNPYTSMWTGTTDGDGPRAFHLVLLDNGRTDTLADEVGRQALRCIRCSACLNVCPVYERAGGHAYGSVYPGPIGAILSPQLRGIGSEVDASLPYASSLCGACYDVCPVAIDIPEVLVHLRERIADRGGKGHRLEKAAIKASGWVFDHPKVLAAGERVASRTRKLHPSRVPGAGAWTDSRDLPELPPEPFRDWWKKNRAEKNSAGNNSAESNSAESNSSAKNRGEGSAT, encoded by the coding sequence ATGAGCGGTACGTATCTGGGGATGCCGGCCTTCCCGGTGGCGGCGAAGGCCGCGCTCGGCAACGAGACGCTGCGCGGGAACCTGCGCCACGCCACGCACACCATCCGCGACAAGCGGGAGAAGGCGGTGGCGGAGCTGGACGACTGGGCCCTGCTGCGGGAGGCGGGCAAGCAGATCAAGGACCACACGCTGCGCCACCTGGACCGGTATCTGGTGCAGTTGGAGGAGTCGGTGACGGCGGCCGGCGGCGTCGTGCACTGGGCGAGGGACGCGGCCGAGGCCAACCGGATCGTGGCCGAACTGGTCAAGGCGACCGGCGAGTCGGAGGTCGTCAAGGTCAAGTCGATGGCCACGCAGGAGATCGGCCTCAACGAGGCCCTCGAAGCCGAGGGCATCAGCGCGTACGAGACGGACCTCGCCGAACTCATCGTGCAGCTCGGCGACGACCTGCCCTCCCACATCCTGGTCCCGGCGATCCACCGCAACCGCGGCGAGATCCGTGACATCTTCCGCGAGCAGATGGGCGCGTGGGGCCGGGCGGCCCCCGAGGGACTGTCCGACACCCCGGCGGACCTGGCGGAGGCGGCCCGGCTGCATCTGCGCGAGAAGTTCCTGCGCGCCAAGGTCGGTGTCTCGGGCGCCAACTTCATGGTCGCCGAGACGGGCACGCTGGTCGTGGTCGAGTCCGAGGGCAACGGCCGGATGTGCCTGACCCTCCCGGAGACGCTCATCTCCGTCGTCGGGATCGAGAAGATCGTGCCGAGCTGGCAGGACCTGGAGGTGTTCCTCCAGACGTTGCCGCGCTCCTCGACGGCGGAGCGGATGAACCCGTACACGAGCATGTGGACGGGCACCACGGACGGCGACGGGCCGCGCGCCTTCCACCTCGTCCTGCTCGACAACGGCCGCACGGACACGCTGGCCGACGAGGTGGGGCGGCAGGCTCTGCGGTGCATCCGGTGCTCCGCCTGCCTGAACGTGTGCCCCGTGTACGAACGGGCGGGCGGGCACGCCTACGGCTCGGTCTACCCCGGCCCGATCGGCGCGATCCTCAGCCCCCAGCTCCGGGGCATCGGCAGTGAGGTCGACGCCTCCCTGCCGTACGCCTCCTCGCTGTGCGGCGCGTGCTACGACGTCTGCCCGGTCGCCATCGACATCCCCGAGGTGCTCGTACACCTGCGGGAGAGGATCGCCGACCGGGGCGGGAAGGGGCACCGGCTGGAGAAGGCGGCGATCAAGGCGTCCGGGTGGGTCTTCGACCATCCCAAGGTGCTCGCGGCGGGGGAGCGGGTGGCGTCGAGGACGCGCAAGCTGCATCCGTCGCGCGTGCCGGGCGCGGGCGCCTGGACGGACAGCCGGGACCTGCCGGAACTGCCGCCCGAGCCGTTCCGTGACTGGTGGAAGAAGAACAGGGCCGAGAAGAACAGCGCCGGGAACAACAGCGCCGAGAGCAACAGCGCCGAGAGCAACAGCTCAGCGAAGAACCGCGGCGAAGGGAGCGCCACATGA
- a CDS encoding (Fe-S)-binding protein, giving the protein MRAALFVTCVNDAVYPSTGIATVRLLERLGVEVDFPEAQSCCGQPQFNTGYRRETEPLVRRTTRAFEGYEYVVTPSGSCAAMVRRHYPEIGDAAAASLASRTYELTEFLVDVVGVTDVGAYFPHVVTYHPSCHGLRMLGLGERPRKLLEAVKGLELRELPGAEECCGFGGTFAVKNSDVSAAMGQDKVRSAVSTGAGVLCGADNSCLMHLGGILSREDAPMRALHLAEILASTEEEPWS; this is encoded by the coding sequence ATGCGCGCCGCCCTCTTCGTGACCTGCGTCAATGACGCCGTATACCCGTCCACCGGGATCGCGACCGTACGACTCCTGGAACGCCTGGGTGTGGAAGTCGACTTTCCCGAGGCGCAGAGCTGCTGCGGACAACCCCAGTTCAACACCGGCTACCGCCGCGAGACGGAGCCGCTGGTCCGCCGCACGACGCGGGCCTTCGAGGGGTACGAGTACGTCGTGACGCCCTCCGGGTCCTGCGCCGCGATGGTCCGCCGGCACTACCCCGAGATCGGCGACGCGGCCGCCGCGTCCCTCGCCTCCCGCACCTACGAACTGACCGAGTTCCTGGTCGACGTGGTGGGCGTGACGGACGTCGGGGCGTACTTCCCGCACGTCGTCACCTACCACCCCTCCTGCCACGGCCTGCGGATGCTCGGCCTGGGGGAGCGGCCGCGCAAGCTGCTGGAGGCGGTGAAGGGCCTGGAGCTGAGAGAGCTGCCCGGCGCCGAGGAGTGCTGCGGCTTCGGCGGCACCTTCGCGGTCAAGAACTCCGATGTTTCCGCCGCGATGGGCCAGGACAAGGTCCGCAGTGCCGTCTCCACCGGAGCCGGCGTGCTCTGCGGAGCCGACAATTCCTGTCTGATGCACCTCGGCGGCATCCTGAGCCGCGAGGACGCCCCGATGCGGGCACTGCACCTGGCGGAGATCCTTGCGTCCACCGAAGAGGAGCCCTGGTCATGA